A stretch of the Sulfolobales archaeon genome encodes the following:
- the gatE gene encoding Glu-tRNA(Gln) amidotransferase subunit GatE: MYRLDYRELGLVVGLEIHQQLDTESKLFCSCPTKIVENLEGAPVIIRRLRASRSELGDIDPAALFEYQRGRLFKYIAPREATCLVELDEEPPHMINREAVVIALAIAKALHARPVDEIHVMRKIVVDGSNTSGFQRTAVIALGGYIEDEEGLIRIQSITLEEDSARKIGEEDGSVIYSLDRLGIPLIEISTGPDIHSPEQAERVAYKIGLLLRLTGKVKRGLGTIRQDLNISIKGGAKIEIKGVQRLELVSKVVEYEAYRQYRLLRLRDEIHRRGLKKEEISREALVDATEIMGRCESRLVRSAIQRGASALILPLKGFKGLLGWDLGPGRRFGTELADYARQWGGVKGLIHSDELPGYGIDEGFLNTLYEYLKLDRSRDAFILIVDQREKALKAFEAVIKRILEAFDGVPRETRAANEDGTTFYMRPQPGAARMYPETDIPPLIVTDQLLTEAEKYVPEPVEVKMKRFVEDHKLSKELAEQIIRSRYLPLYEDLVKRYGEAIQPSLIASTLINTLKSLRSECPNIDMISEETIEEAISLLAKGAFSKEALPDVIKYVCMKNVPPSKAIEEMGIKKIGREELEKLIEEMIVKYRDEILRRGDKAYGYMMGRIMEVVRGKADGREVSEILRKRLEMILKDLKK; the protein is encoded by the coding sequence ATGTATAGGCTTGACTATAGAGAGCTCGGCCTTGTAGTGGGTCTCGAAATACACCAGCAGTTGGATACAGAGTCTAAGCTCTTTTGCAGCTGCCCCACAAAAATAGTTGAAAATCTAGAGGGGGCTCCAGTTATTATTCGAAGGCTTAGGGCTAGTAGGAGCGAGTTAGGGGATATAGATCCTGCTGCTCTCTTTGAGTATCAAAGGGGAAGGCTATTTAAATATATAGCTCCCAGAGAGGCTACATGCCTTGTGGAGTTGGATGAAGAGCCTCCCCATATGATAAATAGAGAGGCTGTTGTGATAGCCCTAGCTATTGCGAAGGCTCTCCACGCCAGACCAGTTGATGAGATCCATGTTATGAGGAAAATAGTTGTTGATGGATCTAATACAAGTGGGTTCCAGAGAACAGCTGTGATAGCCCTTGGAGGCTATATAGAGGATGAGGAGGGTTTGATCAGAATACAGAGCATAACCCTTGAAGAGGATTCCGCTAGAAAGATAGGGGAAGAAGATGGAAGCGTGATATACTCGCTAGATAGGCTTGGAATACCACTTATCGAGATATCCACAGGACCCGATATACATAGCCCTGAGCAAGCTGAGAGGGTTGCATATAAGATAGGGCTTCTCCTAAGACTTACTGGGAAGGTTAAAAGGGGTCTTGGGACGATCAGACAGGATCTCAACATATCTATAAAGGGAGGGGCTAAGATCGAGATTAAGGGTGTTCAGAGGCTCGAGCTCGTATCAAAGGTTGTTGAGTATGAGGCATATAGACAGTATAGATTGCTCCGGCTAAGAGATGAAATCCATAGAAGGGGGCTTAAGAAGGAGGAAATCTCTAGAGAGGCTCTCGTAGATGCTACAGAGATCATGGGTAGATGTGAGAGCAGGCTGGTTAGATCCGCTATTCAGAGAGGAGCCTCAGCCTTGATCCTACCTCTAAAAGGGTTTAAAGGCCTCCTAGGATGGGATCTAGGTCCTGGAAGGAGATTTGGAACCGAACTTGCGGACTATGCAAGACAGTGGGGAGGTGTTAAGGGTCTTATACATAGTGATGAGCTACCAGGCTATGGGATCGATGAGGGGTTTTTAAACACTCTCTATGAATATTTAAAGCTAGATAGATCTAGAGACGCGTTTATATTAATAGTAGATCAGAGGGAGAAGGCTTTAAAGGCATTTGAAGCAGTGATCAAAAGGATCTTAGAGGCTTTCGATGGAGTCCCGAGAGAGACTAGGGCTGCTAACGAGGATGGCACCACATTCTATATGAGGCCCCAGCCAGGTGCTGCTAGAATGTATCCAGAAACAGATATACCCCCGCTCATAGTCACAGACCAGCTTCTAACAGAGGCTGAGAAATATGTGCCAGAACCAGTTGAGGTTAAGATGAAGAGGTTTGTAGAGGATCACAAGCTTAGTAAGGAGCTAGCCGAACAGATCATTAGATCTAGATATTTACCCCTCTACGAAGATCTAGTAAAGAGATATGGAGAAGCTATCCAACCTTCCCTCATAGCCTCAACCCTTATAAATACACTTAAATCCCTCAGATCTGAGTGTCCAAACATAGATATGATCTCAGAGGAGACTATTGAGGAAGCGATAAGCCTACTCGCCAAGGGAGCCTTCTCTAAAGAAGCTCTGCCAGATGTAATTAAATATGTATGTATGAAAAATGTACCGCCTTCAAAGGCTATAGAGGAGATGGGGATCAAAAAGATCGGGAGGGAAGAGTTGGAGAAATTGATCGAGGAAATGATAGTGAAATATAGAGATGAGATCCTGAGAAGAGGCGATAAGGCATATGGCTATATGATGGGAAGGATCATGGAAGTGGTGAGGGGAAAGGCGGACGGTAGAGAGGTATCCGAGATACTTAGAAAGAGGTTAGAGATGATTTTAAAAGATCTTAAAAAGTAA
- the rpl7ae gene encoding 50S ribosomal protein L7Ae, giving the protein MRMSAEKIHVKFSVPPEVAEKVYELVSKAAKTGKIKKGTNETTKAVERNQAKLVVIAEDVQPPEVVLHLPYLCEEKKVPYIYVPSKKRLGEAAGIAVAAASVAVLDPGEAKQLYEEIVKTANELKAKGK; this is encoded by the coding sequence ATGAGGATGAGCGCAGAGAAGATCCATGTTAAATTCTCAGTCCCACCAGAGGTAGCTGAGAAGGTATATGAGCTTGTGAGCAAGGCCGCGAAAACAGGGAAGATAAAGAAGGGGACAAACGAAACAACCAAGGCTGTTGAGAGAAACCAAGCTAAACTAGTGGTGATAGCGGAAGATGTTCAGCCTCCTGAGGTGGTTCTACACCTTCCATATCTATGTGAAGAGAAGAAGGTGCCGTATATCTATGTACCTAGTAAAAAGAGGCTTGGAGAAGCTGCTGGCATCGCCGTTGCTGCTGCAAGCGTAGCGGTTCTAGATCCTGGGGAAGCTAAACAGCTATATGAGGAAATAGTGAAAACAGCTAATGAGCTAAAAGCTAAGGGTAAATAA
- a CDS encoding isopentenyl phosphate kinase — MILKIGGSIVTDKNRPLTIDINAIEAVCSDIEKAYREGVKRLVIIHGGGSYGHYIVRKILESKGHIDEDGFSEITWWMGELNRELVSRLRRRGLPAISIATHAVFYEDSPGLFNYLFEPIHIMVERGLIPVLYGDAIVSREKGYVVLSGDTISWLLALRLNSRKVLFATNVDGVFDRDPSQPGARLLKEFRVSRDMASLEGSSSSYDVTGGMRRKILEGIEALRSGVRALVFNGRKNGYIYKALIGYEDIGTVILY, encoded by the coding sequence TTGATCCTCAAGATTGGTGGCTCCATAGTAACGGATAAGAATAGACCTCTAACTATAGATATCAATGCTATTGAAGCAGTATGCTCTGACATAGAGAAGGCATATAGAGAGGGGGTTAAAAGATTGGTGATAATCCATGGAGGGGGTAGTTATGGACACTATATAGTTAGGAAGATTCTGGAGAGTAAGGGGCATATAGATGAAGATGGTTTTTCAGAGATTACCTGGTGGATGGGTGAGCTTAATAGAGAGCTGGTTAGCAGGTTGAGAAGAAGAGGGCTACCAGCTATATCTATAGCCACTCATGCTGTATTCTACGAAGATTCCCCAGGACTCTTTAACTATCTATTTGAACCTATACATATAATGGTTGAGAGGGGTTTAATACCTGTTCTATATGGGGATGCGATAGTCTCTAGAGAGAAGGGATATGTGGTGCTCTCTGGAGACACGATCTCATGGCTTTTAGCATTGAGGCTAAATAGTAGGAAGGTTTTGTTCGCCACTAATGTTGATGGCGTATTTGATAGAGATCCTTCCCAGCCTGGTGCTAGGCTCTTGAAGGAGTTCAGGGTTTCAAGGGATATGGCGAGTCTCGAAGGGAGCTCCTCGAGCTACGATGTTACAGGGGGTATGAGGAGGAAGATTTTAGAGGGTATAGAGGCTCTGAGGAGCGGTGTGAGAGCCTTGGTGTTTAACGGTAGGAAAAATGGGTATATATATAAAGCTCTTATTGGATATGAGGACATTGGGACGGTGATTCTATATTGA
- the fni gene encoding type 2 isopentenyl-diphosphate Delta-isomerase — protein MSTPSRKLEHIDIVLTHDVEGPGTTWLEYVYLIHRAIPEINFEDVELSIDFLGKKLRAPIVITGMTGGHRDVTHINKSLAEAAEEFGIAMGVGSQRAAIEDPSRIESFSIVRKVAPSTVLIANLGAPQLVKGYGVSEVRRAIEMIDADAIAIHLNPAQEVIQPEGEPVYRGVLKSLEHIASVLERPVIVKETGCGLSMEVIEDLRGIGIKIVDVSGYGGTNWVLVEKYRAERRGEDLKVLVANDLSMWGIPTAASIIEARYAAPDFTIIGSGGIRSALDAAKALALGADLVGIAKPALEAYYSGRLKIYLKSLIHGIKAVLFLTGSRNIAELRQKPLIITGALREWMIERRIDREAFDMARRRSTGIGIL, from the coding sequence TTGAGTACACCATCAAGAAAGCTCGAGCATATAGATATAGTTCTAACACACGACGTTGAGGGTCCCGGGACTACATGGCTCGAATATGTATATCTAATCCATAGGGCTATCCCTGAAATAAACTTTGAGGATGTCGAGCTAAGCATAGATTTTCTTGGTAAGAAGCTAAGAGCACCCATAGTTATAACGGGGATGACAGGTGGCCACAGAGATGTTACCCATATAAATAAATCTCTGGCTGAGGCTGCTGAGGAGTTTGGTATAGCGATGGGGGTGGGGTCTCAGAGGGCAGCTATAGAGGATCCCTCGAGAATCGAGTCGTTCTCAATAGTTAGAAAAGTTGCTCCCAGCACAGTTCTAATAGCCAATCTAGGCGCACCACAGCTTGTCAAAGGCTATGGGGTTAGCGAGGTTCGGAGGGCTATAGAGATGATAGATGCAGATGCAATAGCAATACATCTAAACCCAGCCCAGGAGGTTATACAGCCGGAGGGAGAGCCCGTATATAGGGGTGTTCTTAAGAGTCTCGAGCATATAGCATCGGTTCTAGAGAGACCGGTAATAGTTAAGGAAACAGGGTGTGGATTGTCGATGGAGGTTATAGAGGATCTCAGAGGGATAGGGATCAAAATCGTAGATGTATCTGGCTATGGAGGCACTAACTGGGTGCTTGTCGAGAAATATAGGGCAGAGAGAAGGGGTGAAGATCTTAAGGTATTAGTGGCTAACGATCTATCTATGTGGGGTATACCAACTGCAGCATCTATTATAGAGGCTAGATATGCTGCTCCAGACTTCACCATAATAGGTAGCGGGGGTATAAGATCTGCTTTAGATGCCGCCAAAGCCCTCGCCCTAGGCGCAGATCTAGTTGGAATAGCTAAGCCAGCCCTGGAGGCCTATTACTCTGGGAGGTTAAAGATATATCTTAAAAGCCTGATACATGGTATAAAAGCAGTGCTATTCCTCACAGGATCTAGAAATATTGCTGAGCTTAGGCAAAAACCCCTTATAATAACCGGTGCATTGAGGGAGTGGATGATCGAGAGAAGGATCGATAGGGAGGCGTTTGACATGGCTAGAAGAAGATCTACAGGTATCGGCATATTATAA
- a CDS encoding glycosyltransferase family 4 protein — MITITQTPLVRFKIGIEEIVKRLGSVQGQVDLSLLREGEDYILSPGGVTRMVYPFLRRLVDMGGSPWWVSLNPNAPQTVVANGIKIYHVSVPTERIKGYGKAKEVIWGTLHMIHESVSQAQDLMWMDEYIDYIYYNRRVAQAVDMLDREEDFDIIYIHDFQHIPLGTMLTTIKPRIFRWHIPLEKSLIPDTWIPSLDLYLNKYNTIIVSSKRYSKNLVEMGYRGRVVEMYPYIDPTQYKIPSRDEVEKFASRYGIAPDDKLILVVARMDPMKGQDRAIKALKLVKKEIPEAKLMLVGNGSFSSSKNGIGLSKGERWAGYLSSLANELGLANDVIMTGYLGQRDLEAAYSRADVVLLPSIIEGFGLVVVEGWLYRKPAIVSSNAGVADLVRDGENGFIVDPNSFEDIAEKIKIVLKDERLAEELGRRGYETSKRCYIDTVFKEEMEVIERTIEGR, encoded by the coding sequence ATGATCACTATTACCCAGACCCCTTTGGTTAGATTCAAGATAGGCATTGAGGAGATAGTCAAAAGGCTCGGGTCTGTCCAGGGCCAAGTAGATCTCTCATTACTTAGAGAAGGTGAGGACTATATATTAAGCCCTGGCGGCGTCACCAGAATGGTCTACCCTTTTCTCCGCAGGCTTGTAGACATGGGTGGATCCCCATGGTGGGTCTCGCTTAATCCCAACGCTCCTCAAACTGTGGTTGCCAATGGGATAAAGATCTACCATGTTTCGGTTCCAACAGAGAGGATAAAAGGGTATGGAAAGGCGAAGGAGGTTATATGGGGAACTCTTCATATGATCCATGAGAGTGTCTCCCAAGCCCAGGATCTAATGTGGATGGATGAATATATAGATTACATATACTATAATAGAAGGGTTGCCCAAGCAGTAGATATGCTTGATCGTGAGGAGGACTTCGATATAATATATATACATGACTTCCAACATATCCCGCTAGGGACTATGCTGACTACTATAAAGCCTAGAATCTTTAGATGGCATATTCCGCTGGAGAAGAGTCTGATACCGGATACGTGGATCCCCTCACTAGATCTCTATCTCAATAAATATAATACTATAATCGTAAGCAGCAAGAGATACTCAAAGAACCTGGTTGAGATGGGCTATAGAGGTAGAGTTGTTGAGATGTACCCATATATAGATCCTACACAGTATAAAATCCCCTCAAGGGATGAGGTGGAGAAGTTTGCATCTAGATACGGTATTGCCCCTGATGATAAACTGATTCTCGTTGTCGCTAGGATGGATCCGATGAAGGGTCAGGATAGAGCTATTAAGGCTCTTAAGCTTGTGAAAAAGGAAATCCCAGAGGCGAAGCTTATGCTTGTTGGAAACGGCAGCTTCTCAAGCTCTAAGAACGGGATAGGGCTTAGCAAGGGGGAGAGATGGGCTGGATATCTCTCTAGCCTAGCTAATGAGCTCGGCTTGGCGAATGATGTGATAATGACTGGGTATTTAGGTCAGAGGGATCTTGAGGCAGCATATTCCAGGGCAGACGTTGTTCTTCTCCCATCCATTATAGAGGGGTTTGGGCTTGTGGTTGTTGAGGGCTGGCTATATAGGAAGCCAGCTATTGTGAGTTCCAATGCAGGTGTAGCAGATCTTGTGAGGGATGGTGAGAACGGCTTCATAGTAGATCCAAATAGTTTTGAGGATATCGCAGAGAAGATCAAGATTGTTTTAAAAGACGAGAGACTCGCAGAAGAGCTTGGAAGAAGGGGGTATGAGACTTCTAAGAGATGTTATATCGATACAGTATTTAAGGAGGAGATGGAGGTTATAGAGAGAACCATCGAGGGTAGGTAG
- a CDS encoding mechanosensitive ion channel, with product MVLEELIPILQTIYPLFYFIGIILATWLVVKILDSIVKRAFSILPHLVLTRIRKGISAFIWAVGILIAIEQLGLRAEILIAIIVLLGIAAIIALKDVLSNIASKYFSDIYVPYKVGDRISIAGYTGSVIEINPLVTVLLTDDGKTISIPNSFFVSNIVVNETREAWREIIIPILIEKGLDIAEVEAEILKRVNKLRSRLDDRFPPTIITRRADENNVEIILVARIKDPMDKDAITNEINRRVLEAIEYMKSRGRK from the coding sequence ATGGTTCTGGAAGAACTTATACCTATTCTTCAAACAATATACCCTCTCTTCTACTTCATAGGAATCATCTTAGCAACATGGCTAGTAGTAAAAATCCTTGATAGTATTGTGAAGAGAGCATTCTCAATATTACCACACCTGGTTTTAACTAGGATTAGAAAGGGTATTTCAGCCTTCATATGGGCTGTGGGGATCCTTATCGCTATTGAGCAGCTGGGCCTTAGGGCAGAGATCCTCATAGCTATAATAGTTCTCCTAGGTATAGCAGCTATAATAGCTCTCAAAGATGTGCTGTCTAACATAGCGAGCAAGTACTTCTCAGATATATATGTTCCATATAAGGTGGGCGATAGAATAAGCATCGCCGGATATACAGGATCTGTGATAGAGATCAACCCCCTAGTAACTGTTCTTCTGACAGATGATGGTAAGACTATATCGATACCTAACTCGTTCTTCGTATCCAATATAGTTGTTAACGAGACTAGGGAGGCGTGGAGAGAGATCATAATACCGATTCTTATCGAGAAGGGTCTCGATATAGCGGAGGTTGAGGCAGAGATTTTGAAGAGAGTTAACAAGCTTAGATCAAGATTAGATGATAGATTCCCACCAACAATTATAACTAGAAGAGCAGATGAAAATAACGTCGAGATCATACTTGTTGCGAGGATAAAGGATCCGATGGATAAAGATGCTATTACTAATGAGATAAATAGGAGGGTTTTAGAGGCTATAGAGTATATGAAAAGCAGGGGCAGGAAATAG
- a CDS encoding aldehyde dehydrogenase family protein produces the protein MRKLVIGGEWIETGSYQDIISPGTGEVVDRVSIASDRDTVRRAIDMAYEAFERFSKEPLINRIRILKKAADLMESSREELAKTLSMEAGKPIRDARVEVSRAIALFRIAAEEARMVLEGKVHRVDAYEYPPGNENRIVMEVREPIGVVGAILPFNFPVNSFAHKVAPNIAVGNTIVVKPASATPLSALELASILYRAGLPKGVLSVLPGPASVVGDEIVSNRKVRGITFTGSTATGLAIASKAVTTGKRVMMEMGGSDPIIVLEDADVERAAQIAARARYEYAGQNCNAGKRIIVHEKIKDRFTELFLENVKRIRVGDPLSEETDMGPVISEDSLRNLENMIRDAVEKGGKLLYGGERMRLKGFYLYPTVIYEPPIESRVMREEVFGPVAPIVSFSKEEEAIELANITDYGLQAAIFTKDIARALRIAREIEAGGVMINDSTRLRWDALPFGGVKLSGLGGREGVRSTILNLTEIKIISINIST, from the coding sequence ATGAGGAAGTTAGTTATCGGGGGTGAATGGATCGAAACCGGATCTTATCAAGATATTATATCACCTGGTACAGGGGAAGTTGTTGATCGTGTATCCATAGCCTCGGATAGGGACACGGTTAGAAGGGCTATAGATATGGCATATGAGGCCTTCGAGAGGTTTTCAAAAGAACCTCTAATCAATAGGATAAGGATTTTGAAGAAAGCAGCGGATCTCATGGAATCCTCTAGGGAGGAGCTCGCCAAAACCCTCTCTATGGAGGCTGGAAAACCGATAAGGGATGCTAGAGTAGAGGTTTCTAGAGCTATAGCGCTTTTCAGAATAGCTGCTGAAGAGGCTAGAATGGTGTTAGAGGGCAAGGTCCATAGGGTCGACGCCTATGAATATCCGCCTGGCAATGAGAATAGAATAGTTATGGAGGTGAGAGAGCCCATAGGGGTTGTAGGGGCTATACTCCCATTCAACTTCCCAGTTAATAGCTTTGCACATAAGGTGGCTCCAAACATAGCTGTTGGCAATACTATAGTCGTTAAGCCTGCCTCTGCAACACCTCTCTCTGCTCTTGAGCTCGCCTCGATCCTCTATAGGGCGGGGCTTCCAAAGGGGGTTCTAAGCGTCTTGCCAGGGCCGGCATCTGTGGTTGGGGATGAGATTGTGAGTAATAGAAAGGTGAGGGGCATAACCTTTACAGGATCTACAGCAACAGGCCTAGCTATAGCTTCGAAGGCTGTTACAACGGGGAAAAGGGTTATGATGGAGATGGGCGGTTCAGACCCTATAATAGTCTTGGAGGATGCTGATGTTGAGAGAGCTGCTCAGATTGCTGCTAGAGCTAGATATGAATATGCTGGTCAGAACTGCAACGCTGGCAAGAGGATCATTGTTCACGAGAAGATCAAAGATAGATTTACAGAGCTATTTCTAGAAAATGTTAAGAGAATAAGGGTTGGAGATCCTCTTAGTGAGGAGACAGATATGGGGCCTGTTATCTCCGAGGATTCCTTAAGAAACCTTGAAAACATGATTAGAGATGCTGTTGAAAAGGGCGGGAAGCTCCTCTATGGGGGTGAGAGGATGAGGTTAAAAGGCTTCTACCTCTACCCAACCGTTATATATGAACCGCCCATAGAATCGAGGGTTATGAGGGAAGAGGTGTTCGGACCAGTAGCACCTATAGTTAGCTTTTCTAAGGAGGAAGAGGCTATAGAGCTAGCTAACATAACAGATTATGGTCTCCAAGCAGCAATATTTACGAAGGACATAGCTAGAGCCCTTAGAATAGCTAGAGAGATAGAGGCTGGAGGTGTAATGATAAATGATAGCACAAGGCTTAGATGGGACGCGCTACCATTCGGAGGTGTTAAGCTAAGCGGGTTAGGAGGTAGAGAGGGTGTGAGGTCAACTATACTCAACCTAACAGAGATCAAGATCATCTCTATAAATATCTCTACATAA
- a CDS encoding transposase encodes MIRTVMLRLLPDEEAEKRLKTLCNISSKLWNEVNYARRRQFFETKKVDLKSTYKEFYERYKKIIGSATTQQILNKNDEAWRSFFSSLKAKKEGRLPPFITRVNPPGYRKKGKIRTLWAVLRNDQYRVDGEYIVIKGLGAIGSMRVRYSGRIHISGRQGRAEIHYDADDKKWYIYISYEVDKKVVKGSSFRIPLKPLGDKEAGIDIGVNNLLAIYVDDGSALLVNGRPLKAISFYWREKISSYQSTLNRYGLRSSRRLRRMYKKWRRQIKSYIDWAVRNTIEWLYSEGVKKIYVGHPKYAVQEPGMGSKVNFEIVHIWSYGYLLRRLREVAEEYGIEIEHVDEKNTSRTCPICRSIENHERITRGLFKCYKHNIIFNADLVGAFNILAKKKAITPSPALCGIGVIGRRPGPGLNPAKAGNVALNQ; translated from the coding sequence TTGATCAGAACTGTGATGCTAAGGCTACTGCCGGATGAGGAGGCTGAGAAGAGGCTAAAGACGCTCTGTAATATCTCTTCAAAGCTCTGGAACGAGGTGAACTATGCTAGGAGGAGACAGTTCTTCGAAACCAAAAAAGTAGATCTTAAGAGCACGTATAAGGAGTTCTACGAGAGATATAAGAAGATAATCGGATCTGCAACAACACAGCAGATCCTCAACAAGAATGATGAGGCCTGGAGATCATTCTTCTCATCTTTGAAGGCTAAGAAGGAGGGTAGGCTACCACCGTTCATAACAAGGGTTAACCCACCTGGTTATAGGAAGAAGGGGAAGATCAGAACACTGTGGGCTGTGCTTAGAAACGACCAGTATAGGGTTGATGGTGAGTATATAGTTATTAAGGGCTTAGGAGCTATTGGATCTATGAGAGTTAGATACTCAGGCAGGATACATATTTCTGGGAGGCAGGGTAGGGCTGAGATACACTATGATGCTGATGATAAGAAATGGTATATATACATATCCTACGAGGTTGATAAGAAGGTAGTCAAGGGTAGTAGCTTTAGGATTCCTCTAAAGCCTCTTGGGGATAAGGAGGCCGGCATAGATATAGGTGTTAACAACCTATTGGCTATATATGTTGATGATGGATCTGCTTTATTGGTTAATGGGAGGCCTTTGAAGGCTATTAGCTTCTACTGGAGGGAGAAGATCTCTAGCTATCAAAGCACCTTGAATAGATATGGTTTGAGATCTTCTAGGAGGCTTAGGAGGATGTATAAAAAATGGAGAAGACAGATCAAGAGCTATATAGACTGGGCTGTTAGGAACACAATAGAATGGCTATATAGTGAAGGTGTTAAGAAGATATATGTTGGTCATCCAAAATATGCTGTACAGGAGCCTGGTATGGGTTCTAAGGTTAACTTCGAGATTGTCCATATATGGAGCTATGGATATCTATTGAGAAGATTGAGAGAGGTTGCTGAGGAATACGGGATAGAGATCGAGCATGTTGATGAGAAAAATACATCTAGGACATGCCCAATATGCAGAAGTATAGAGAATCATGAGAGAATAACAAGGGGGCTATTCAAATGCTATAAACATAACATCATATTCAACGCAGACCTCGTTGGGGCGTTCAACATACTAGCTAAAAAGAAGGCCATAACCCCGAGTCCCGCGCTATGCGGGATAGGGGTAATTGGCCGGAGACCCGGCCCAGGGCTAAACCCGGCGAAAGCCGGGAATGTAGCCCTAAACCAATGA
- the aspS gene encoding aspartate--tRNA(Asn) ligase has protein sequence MKTLYTKDLLRVGVDGNKYRICGWVDRIRDLGKVKFVILRDREGSIQIVGKAGETSQEVLETIATLDREDVICVTGILRRNPQAPGGAEIAAERIEVISKVVEPAPIEVGSSLQSDLSTRLRWRWLDVRNPKVMGVFILEAEVANAFREYFRSNGFIEIFTPKIVGGATEGGAEVFPIVYFDRQAFLAQSPQFYKQMGVIAGFEKVFEIGPVYRAEKHHTVRHLTEYHSIDYEVGFIEGLEDVLKVAEGAFKYVVESVLRNSRTREIIESYGASDILIPKEFPRITMREAYRVLEGMGKRIPYGEDLDSEAEKLLWTYARKEYSSDFIFVTEYPWKVRPFYAMRKPGEPEWTLSFDLLFRGLEVATGGQREHRYHILVEQAREKGLNPENFWFYLEFFKYGAPPHGGAGIGLERVVMQILKLPNIREARLLPRDPERLFP, from the coding sequence ATGAAGACGCTATATACTAAGGATCTGCTCAGAGTAGGTGTAGATGGAAATAAATATAGAATTTGTGGTTGGGTTGATAGAATAAGGGATCTCGGTAAGGTTAAATTCGTGATATTAAGGGATAGAGAGGGTTCTATACAGATCGTTGGAAAGGCTGGAGAGACATCTCAAGAGGTTTTAGAGACAATAGCAACGCTTGATAGAGAGGATGTTATATGTGTAACTGGAATCCTCAGGAGAAACCCCCAGGCCCCTGGCGGTGCTGAGATAGCTGCCGAAAGGATAGAGGTTATATCTAAGGTGGTTGAGCCAGCACCGATAGAGGTTGGGAGTTCCCTCCAATCAGATCTCTCGACAAGGCTGAGATGGAGATGGCTAGATGTTAGAAACCCCAAGGTGATGGGGGTATTCATATTAGAGGCTGAGGTTGCCAACGCGTTTAGAGAGTACTTCAGATCAAATGGCTTCATAGAGATCTTCACACCAAAGATAGTTGGTGGAGCCACTGAGGGCGGGGCGGAGGTATTCCCCATAGTATATTTCGATAGACAGGCCTTCTTAGCCCAATCACCCCAGTTCTATAAGCAGATGGGTGTGATAGCTGGTTTCGAGAAGGTATTCGAGATAGGCCCTGTATATAGGGCTGAGAAGCATCATACGGTGAGACATCTAACAGAGTATCACTCGATAGACTATGAGGTAGGCTTTATAGAGGGGCTTGAAGACGTGTTAAAGGTGGCTGAGGGAGCATTCAAATATGTTGTTGAAAGTGTTCTTAGGAATAGCAGGACAAGGGAGATCATAGAGAGCTATGGAGCATCAGATATATTGATTCCGAAGGAGTTCCCCAGGATAACAATGAGAGAAGCATATAGAGTGCTAGAGGGGATGGGTAAGAGGATACCATATGGAGAGGATCTAGATTCAGAGGCCGAGAAACTGCTATGGACATATGCTAGAAAAGAATACTCTTCAGACTTTATATTCGTAACAGAATATCCATGGAAGGTAAGGCCGTTCTATGCTATGAGAAAACCTGGGGAGCCGGAGTGGACTCTAAGCTTCGACCTACTATTCAGGGGATTGGAGGTAGCTACAGGGGGGCAGAGAGAGCATAGATATCATATCCTGGTGGAACAGGCTAGGGAGAAGGGGCTAAATCCAGAGAACTTCTGGTTCTACCTAGAGTTCTTCAAATACGGGGCCCCACCACATGGTGGGGCTGGAATAGGCCTTGAGAGGGTTGTAATGCAAATACTAAAGCTACCGAATATAAGGGAAGCCAGATTGCTCCCACGAGATCCCGAGAGGCTCTTCCCATAG